The Mixta hanseatica genome includes a region encoding these proteins:
- a CDS encoding phage holin family protein has product MADSQQSHGPGKGVINIGQRLVTTLVGMVETRVRLAVVELEEEKANLIQMLLMIGLTMLFTAFGLMSLMVLVIWAVDAQYRLMTIGITTAVLFVLALIFGLWTLRKSRKSTLLHHTRKELSSDRKMLEDRQP; this is encoded by the coding sequence ATGGCCGATTCTCAGCAGAGCCACGGCCCAGGCAAAGGGGTCATAAACATCGGACAGCGTCTCGTCACTACGCTGGTTGGCATGGTAGAAACCCGTGTGCGCCTCGCTGTGGTCGAGCTGGAAGAGGAGAAGGCCAATCTGATACAGATGCTGTTGATGATTGGCCTGACTATGCTGTTCACCGCGTTTGGTCTGATGAGCCTGATGGTACTGGTGATCTGGGCGGTTGACGCACAGTATCGCCTGATGACCATTGGCATTACTACCGCCGTGCTATTTGTACTGGCGCTTATTTTCGGCCTGTGGACGCTGCGTAAGTCGCGTAAATCCACGCTGTTGCACCATACGCGGAAAGAGCTTTCCTCTGACCGTAAAATGCTGGAGGACCGCCAACCATGA
- a CDS encoding YqjK-like family protein — protein MTRADREQRKADLLITIHQQRLDLSMARREWLLETARYDRGWMTLLSLRSYLAIGSSALAIWSVRNPNFLMRWAKRGVGAWSTWRLIKSNLPRKH, from the coding sequence ATGACGCGAGCTGACCGTGAACAACGTAAAGCGGATCTGCTAATAACTATTCACCAGCAGCGCCTCGATCTGAGTATGGCGCGGCGCGAATGGCTGTTGGAAACCGCCCGTTACGATCGCGGTTGGATGACGCTGTTAAGCCTGCGTAGCTATCTGGCTATCGGCAGCAGCGCCCTGGCGATTTGGTCGGTACGCAATCCCAACTTTTTAATGCGTTGGGCGAAGCGCGGCGTGGGTGCATGGAGCACCTGGCGCCTGATCAAATCCAACCTGCCGCGTAAGCACTAG
- a CDS encoding DoxX family protein, with product MKKFEDLGLLAARILLPILFIVSGWGKVTGYDTTAQYMQAMGVPAFILPLVILLELGGGLAILFGFLTRFTALFTAVFTLLTAFLFHSNFAEGVNAMTFMKNLSIAGGFLLLGISGAGAYSIDRLLGKKW from the coding sequence ATGAAAAAATTCGAAGATCTTGGCCTGTTGGCCGCGCGTATTTTGCTGCCGATCCTGTTTATCGTTTCTGGCTGGGGCAAAGTGACCGGCTACGACACCACCGCGCAGTATATGCAGGCGATGGGCGTACCGGCGTTTATTCTACCGCTGGTTATCCTGCTGGAGCTGGGCGGCGGGCTGGCGATCCTGTTTGGTTTCCTGACGCGTTTTACCGCACTGTTTACCGCCGTCTTTACGCTGCTGACCGCCTTCCTGTTCCACAGCAATTTCGCTGAAGGCGTGAACGCGATGACGTTTATGAAAAATCTCTCTATCGCGGGCGGCTTCCTGTTGCTGGGCATCAGCGGCGCTGGCGCTTACAGCATCGATCGCCTGTTAGGGAAAAAGTGGTAA
- a CDS encoding glutathione S-transferase family protein: MGQLVDGVWQDTWYDTKSNGGRFKRSDSAFRNWVTADGSAGPTGKAGFIAERDRYHLYVSLACPWAHRTLIMRQLKGLEQMISVSVVHPLMLENGWTFATDFPAATGDTLYQHDFLYQLYLQADANYSGRVTVPVLWDKQQQTIVSNESADIIRMFNSAFDAVGARAGDYYPTALREEIDELNGWIYDTVNNGVYKSGFATSQAAYDEAVEALFRSLNRLEQILGQHRWLTGNQLTEADLRLWTTLVRFDPVYVTHFKCDRHRIGDYLNLNGFLRDIWQMPGIAETVNLQHIRHHYYCSHKTINPSGVISVGPAFDWDEPHGRDERFS, from the coding sequence ATGGGACAACTGGTTGATGGCGTCTGGCAGGATACCTGGTATGACACTAAATCGAACGGCGGCCGCTTTAAGCGCTCTGATTCCGCGTTTCGTAACTGGGTGACCGCCGACGGCAGTGCGGGCCCAACAGGAAAAGCGGGATTTATCGCCGAACGCGATCGCTATCATCTGTATGTCTCCCTTGCCTGCCCGTGGGCGCATCGCACGTTGATCATGCGTCAGTTGAAAGGGCTGGAGCAGATGATTTCGGTTTCGGTGGTGCATCCGCTGATGCTGGAAAACGGCTGGACCTTCGCAACCGATTTTCCGGCAGCGACCGGCGATACGCTATATCAGCATGATTTTCTGTATCAACTTTATCTGCAGGCCGATGCCAACTATAGCGGCCGGGTGACGGTGCCGGTACTGTGGGATAAGCAGCAGCAAACCATTGTCAGTAATGAGTCCGCCGACATTATCCGGATGTTCAACTCCGCGTTTGACGCCGTCGGCGCACGCGCCGGTGATTATTATCCCACGGCCCTGCGTGAAGAGATCGATGAGCTGAACGGCTGGATCTACGATACGGTGAATAACGGCGTCTATAAATCGGGTTTCGCCACCTCGCAGGCGGCCTACGACGAAGCCGTAGAAGCGCTGTTTCGTTCGCTGAATCGGCTGGAGCAGATCCTCGGCCAGCATCGCTGGCTGACCGGCAATCAGCTTACCGAAGCGGATCTGCGGCTGTGGACCACGCTGGTGCGCTTCGATCCGGTTTATGTCACCCACTTTAAATGCGACCGCCATCGCATCGGCGACTATCTCAATCTGAACGGCTTTTTACGCGATATCTGGCAAATGCCCGGTATCGCTGAGACGGTAAATCTGCAACATATCCGTCATCACTACTATTGCAGTCATAAAACCATTAACCCCAGCGGCGTCATTTCCGTGGGGCCGGCCTTTGACTGGGATGAGCCGCACGGACGAGATGAACGCTTTTCCTGA
- a CDS encoding LysR family transcriptional regulator gives MAKDRALTLEALRVMDAIDRRGSFAAAADELGRVPSALSYTMQKLEEELDVVLFDRSGHRTKFTNVGRMLLERGRVLLEAADKLTTDAEALARGWETHLTIVAEALVPTEMLFPLVEKLSEKANTQISLITEVLAGAWERLEQGRADIVVAPDLHFRASTEINTRKLYSIMSVIVASPDHPIHQEPEPLSETTRVKYRGIAVADTARERPVLTVQLLDKQQRLTLSSMDDKRRALLAGLGVASMPYPLVEQDIAEGRLRVVSPETTREIDIIMAWRRDSMGEAKAWCLREIPRLLAKKG, from the coding sequence ATGGCAAAAGATCGGGCCCTGACTTTGGAAGCACTACGCGTGATGGATGCTATCGATCGGCGCGGCAGTTTTGCTGCGGCCGCTGACGAACTGGGCCGCGTGCCTTCCGCACTCAGCTACACCATGCAAAAACTGGAAGAAGAGTTGGATGTGGTGCTGTTTGATCGCTCTGGTCACCGCACCAAATTCACTAACGTGGGGCGCATGCTGCTGGAGCGCGGCCGGGTGCTACTGGAGGCGGCCGATAAACTCACCACCGATGCGGAAGCGCTGGCGCGCGGTTGGGAAACGCATCTGACCATCGTTGCCGAGGCGCTGGTGCCGACCGAAATGCTGTTTCCGCTGGTAGAGAAGCTGTCGGAAAAAGCCAACACGCAAATCTCCTTGATTACCGAGGTGCTGGCAGGAGCATGGGAACGGCTGGAGCAGGGACGGGCAGATATCGTCGTGGCGCCGGATCTGCACTTTCGCGCCTCTACCGAGATCAATACCCGTAAACTCTATAGCATTATGAGCGTGATCGTCGCCAGCCCGGATCATCCGATCCATCAGGAGCCGGAGCCGCTTTCTGAAACCACGCGGGTAAAATATCGCGGCATCGCGGTGGCGGATACCGCGCGTGAAAGGCCGGTGCTAACGGTACAGCTACTGGATAAACAGCAGCGCTTAACGCTCAGCAGCATGGATGATAAGCGCCGTGCTCTGCTGGCGGGGTTAGGCGTGGCCAGCATGCCTTATCCGCTGGTAGAACAGGATATTGCCGAAGGGCGTCTGCGCGTGGTCAGCCCGGAAACTACCCGCGAAATCGATATTATTATGGCCTGGCGGCGCGACAGCATGGGCGAGGCCAAAGCCTGGTGCCTGCGTGAGATCCCGCGCCTGCTGGCTAAAAAAGGCTAA
- a CDS encoding pirin family protein, whose protein sequence is MMRSRTAQQCGQADYGWLQARYTFSFGHYFDPKLLGYASLRVLNQEVLAPGAAFQPRTYPRVDILNLILRGEAEYRDSEGNYCRASDGDILLLSTQPGVTWSEQNVNRDGPLTRIQLWLDACPQRENPLVQQLTLTPQEPHQLIASPDGENNSLQVRQQVWIHHISLEPGQEWQQPLQGARAWLQSIHGQFQALSANGERETLGCGDGAFIRDETSIRLQAKTALRALVVDLMS, encoded by the coding sequence ATGATGAGATCACGCACCGCGCAACAGTGCGGTCAGGCCGATTACGGCTGGCTGCAGGCGCGTTATACATTTTCTTTTGGCCACTATTTTGATCCAAAACTTCTGGGCTATGCCTCGCTGCGGGTACTGAATCAGGAAGTGCTCGCGCCCGGCGCCGCTTTCCAGCCGCGTACCTATCCCCGGGTGGATATTCTTAACCTGATCCTGCGCGGCGAGGCGGAATATCGCGACAGCGAAGGCAATTACTGTCGGGCAAGCGATGGCGATATCCTGCTGCTGTCAACGCAGCCGGGCGTGACCTGGAGCGAGCAGAACGTAAACCGTGATGGGCCGCTGACGCGTATCCAGCTGTGGCTGGATGCCTGCCCGCAACGTGAAAACCCGCTGGTGCAGCAACTGACGCTGACGCCGCAGGAGCCGCATCAGCTGATCGCTTCGCCCGATGGCGAAAACAACAGCCTGCAGGTGCGCCAACAGGTCTGGATCCATCACATTTCCCTGGAGCCGGGGCAAGAGTGGCAGCAGCCGTTACAGGGCGCGCGCGCCTGGCTACAGTCGATTCACGGCCAGTTTCAGGCGCTGTCGGCGAACGGCGAACGGGAAACGTTGGGCTGCGGCGACGGCGCGTTTATCCGTGATGAAACCAGCATTCGTCTGCAGGCGAAAACAGCGCTACGCGCGCTGGTGGTTGATTTGATGAGCTAA
- the dolP gene encoding division/outer membrane stress-associated lipid-binding lipoprotein has protein sequence MKALSALAVIFAALLLQGCAAVVVGSAAVATKSATDPRTVGTQVDDGTLELRVSNALAKDQQIKKDAHVVATAYQGKVLLTGQAPSAEVADRAKQITMGVDGATEVYNEIRQGPKVTLGTASSDTWITTKVRSQLLGSDQVKSSNVKVTTENGEVFLLGLVTQKEASAAADIASRVSGVKHVTTAFTILK, from the coding sequence ATGAAGGCACTATCTGCACTGGCAGTGATTTTTGCCGCTCTGTTATTACAGGGCTGTGCCGCCGTTGTGGTCGGCAGCGCAGCGGTAGCGACCAAGAGCGCCACCGATCCGCGTACCGTCGGCACTCAGGTGGATGACGGCACGCTGGAGCTGCGCGTCAGCAACGCGCTGGCGAAAGATCAGCAAATCAAAAAAGATGCGCATGTCGTGGCCACCGCCTATCAGGGCAAAGTGCTGCTGACCGGCCAGGCACCGAGCGCAGAAGTGGCGGATCGCGCGAAACAAATTACCATGGGCGTGGATGGCGCGACGGAGGTGTATAACGAAATCCGTCAGGGGCCGAAAGTGACGTTGGGCACCGCCTCTTCCGATACCTGGATCACCACCAAAGTACGCTCGCAGCTGCTGGGCAGCGATCAGGTAAAATCCTCTAACGTGAAGGTAACGACTGAAAACGGCGAGGTGTTCCTGCTGGGGCTGGTAACGCAAAAAGAAGCCAGCGCGGCGGCGGATATCGCCAGCCGGGTCAGCGGCGTGAAGCACGTTACGACCGCCTTTACTATCCTGAAATAA
- the diaA gene encoding DnaA initiator-associating protein DiaA, translating to MLERIKACFTESIQTQIAAAEALPDAISRAAMTMVQSLLNGNKILCCGNGTSAANAQHFAASMINRYEAERPSLPALALSADNILLTAIGDDRLHVEVYAKQVRALGQTGDVLLAISTRGNSRDIVKAVEAAVTRDMTIIALTGYDGGELAGLLGPQDVEIRIPSHRSARIHEMHMLTVNCLCDLIDNTLFPHQE from the coding sequence GTGCTGGAAAGAATAAAAGCCTGTTTTACGGAAAGTATACAGACGCAGATAGCCGCCGCGGAGGCGTTACCCGACGCCATTTCCCGCGCGGCGATGACCATGGTGCAATCACTGCTGAACGGCAATAAGATCCTTTGCTGCGGCAACGGCACCTCGGCGGCGAATGCGCAGCATTTCGCCGCCAGCATGATTAACCGTTATGAAGCGGAACGCCCCAGCCTGCCGGCGCTGGCGCTAAGCGCGGACAATATTTTGTTGACCGCCATCGGCGACGATCGGCTGCACGTTGAGGTGTATGCCAAACAGGTCCGGGCGCTGGGCCAGACCGGGGATGTGCTGTTGGCGATCTCTACCCGCGGCAACAGCCGCGATATCGTTAAGGCGGTAGAAGCGGCGGTAACGCGTGATATGACGATTATTGCCCTGACCGGTTATGATGGCGGCGAGCTGGCTGGATTGCTGGGCCCGCAGGATGTGGAGATTCGCATTCCATCACACAGAAGCGCCAGAATTCATGAAATGCATATGCTGACCGTGAACTGCCTGTGTGATTTGATTGATAACACCCTGTTTCCTCATCAGGAATAA
- a CDS encoding YraN family protein, translated as MEPVSSGTGGPGRLNRQQQGARYERIARRHLEQAGLVFVAANVRYRVGELDLIMRDGRQWVFVEVRYRRDAHFGGAAVSVTWRKQQKLLRSAALWLAARNASFDTVDCRFDIVAITGQQLTWLPDAFQAHI; from the coding sequence ATGGAGCCAGTATCGTCAGGGACAGGTGGTCCCGGCCGGCTAAACCGTCAGCAACAGGGCGCGCGCTATGAACGCATAGCGCGTCGTCATCTGGAGCAGGCGGGGCTGGTGTTTGTCGCCGCCAACGTGCGTTATCGCGTTGGCGAGCTGGATTTAATTATGCGTGACGGGCGACAGTGGGTGTTTGTCGAGGTACGCTATCGTCGCGACGCGCATTTTGGCGGTGCGGCAGTCAGCGTGACCTGGCGCAAACAGCAGAAACTGTTGCGCAGCGCCGCCCTGTGGCTGGCGGCGCGCAACGCCAGCTTCGATACGGTAGACTGTCGTTTCGACATCGTCGCCATTACCGGGCAGCAGCTAACCTGGCTGCCCGATGCGTTTCAAGCCCACATTTAG
- a CDS encoding penicillin-binding protein activator, whose amino-acid sequence MLPSKVVRKKAGRFVPVLLAGLILAACTGQTPQAPAVNIQGPATGTSSYYLQQVQQSPDDNKADWQLLAIRALLNEGKYPQAYQQITQLPQQLNDTQRQELQLLTAQLRLGNQDIPSAQGILAKLDVSSMSKDQQQRYYGLKIAANQGRPSLDLVRILIAQEPLLSDKAHQDNIDATWQTLTQLPPEQMSSLAINADENTLQGWLDLLNVYKANRTDPDMLKAGIGDWQMRYPQNPAAKTLPTALGQVQNLQPASTNKIALLLPLSGQAQVFASAIQKGFNDAKNGLLNAAPAPAVGSAQNPIALPGDGAQNSAAPTDNSAAPANADAVVSPSAAQVDSAASTDNAASAEAAPPAAQPAASVATAPAGNAEIKVYDTSSQPIQQVLAQAQQDGATLVVGPLLKEKVQQLADASTPLNVLALNEPEKIQNHPNLCYFALSPEDEARDAAHHIWQQGKRMPLLLVPRSSLGDRVSKAFAQEWQTLGGSTVLQQGFGSTAELKQGINSGAGISLSGTPVTPAVSEPQGITIAGLTIPAPQSSAPPETAASGGAVDAVYIVATQSELQLIKPMIAMRVSSRSNVALYASSRSFQAGAGPDFRLEMEGLQFSDIPLLSGANPGLMQQASRSFNNDFSLVRLYAMGIDAWTLANHFSEMRQMPGFRIDGNTGQLSATDECVINRKLTWSQYRQGQVVPAG is encoded by the coding sequence ATGCTTCCTTCAAAAGTCGTTCGAAAAAAAGCAGGACGCTTCGTGCCTGTTCTCCTGGCGGGGCTGATTTTGGCAGCCTGTACCGGCCAGACGCCGCAGGCTCCCGCGGTAAATATTCAGGGACCGGCAACGGGCACATCCAGCTATTACCTGCAGCAGGTGCAGCAAAGCCCAGATGATAACAAGGCTGACTGGCAATTACTTGCGATACGTGCACTGCTTAACGAAGGGAAGTATCCCCAGGCTTACCAGCAAATCACCCAGCTGCCGCAGCAGCTGAACGATACGCAGCGTCAGGAGCTACAGCTGCTGACCGCCCAGCTGCGTCTTGGCAACCAGGATATCCCCAGCGCGCAGGGAATTCTGGCGAAGCTGGATGTATCCTCCATGTCGAAAGATCAGCAGCAGCGCTACTATGGCCTGAAAATTGCCGCCAATCAGGGGCGGCCGTCGCTGGATCTGGTGCGCATCCTGATCGCGCAGGAGCCGCTGTTAAGCGATAAAGCGCACCAGGATAATATCGACGCCACCTGGCAAACGCTGACACAATTGCCGCCAGAGCAGATGAGTAGCCTGGCGATTAATGCGGATGAAAATACGCTGCAGGGCTGGCTCGATCTGCTCAACGTCTATAAGGCGAACCGTACCGATCCCGATATGCTGAAAGCGGGGATCGGCGACTGGCAGATGCGCTATCCGCAAAACCCGGCGGCAAAAACGCTGCCGACGGCGCTTGGGCAGGTGCAGAATCTACAGCCCGCCTCCACCAACAAGATTGCGCTGCTGCTGCCGTTGAGCGGTCAGGCGCAGGTCTTTGCCAGCGCGATCCAGAAAGGCTTTAATGATGCCAAAAACGGCCTGCTGAATGCGGCGCCGGCGCCCGCCGTCGGCAGCGCGCAAAATCCGATCGCCTTGCCTGGCGACGGCGCGCAGAACAGCGCCGCGCCGACGGACAACAGCGCTGCGCCGGCTAATGCCGATGCGGTCGTCAGCCCTTCCGCCGCACAGGTCGATAGCGCGGCCAGCACTGATAACGCGGCCAGCGCCGAAGCCGCGCCGCCCGCCGCTCAGCCAGCGGCCAGCGTCGCCACGGCGCCGGCTGGCAATGCTGAAATAAAAGTGTATGACACCAGCTCGCAGCCGATTCAGCAGGTGCTGGCGCAGGCGCAGCAGGATGGCGCCACGCTGGTGGTAGGGCCGTTGCTGAAAGAAAAAGTGCAGCAGCTGGCGGACGCTTCCACGCCGCTGAATGTGCTGGCGCTGAATGAGCCGGAAAAAATCCAGAACCATCCGAATCTTTGTTACTTTGCGCTTTCTCCTGAAGACGAAGCGCGTGATGCTGCGCATCATATCTGGCAGCAGGGCAAACGCATGCCGTTGCTGTTGGTACCACGCAGCTCGCTGGGCGATCGCGTCAGCAAAGCCTTCGCGCAAGAGTGGCAAACGCTGGGCGGCAGCACGGTGCTGCAGCAGGGGTTCGGCTCTACCGCAGAATTGAAGCAGGGCATCAACAGCGGCGCGGGCATCAGCCTGAGCGGCACGCCGGTAACGCCAGCGGTCAGCGAGCCGCAGGGCATTACCATTGCCGGCCTGACGATCCCGGCGCCGCAGAGCAGCGCGCCGCCTGAGACCGCCGCCAGTGGCGGCGCAGTGGATGCGGTATATATCGTCGCCACTCAGAGCGAGCTGCAGCTGATTAAGCCGATGATCGCCATGCGCGTCAGCAGCCGCAGCAATGTGGCGCTCTACGCCAGCTCGCGCAGCTTCCAGGCAGGCGCCGGTCCTGATTTCCGTCTGGAGATGGAAGGGCTGCAGTTTAGCGATATCCCGCTGCTGTCAGGCGCGAATCCAGGGCTGATGCAGCAGGCGTCGCGCAGCTTTAACAATGATTTCTCGCTGGTTCGCCTGTATGCGATGGGCATTGACGCCTGGACGCTGGCTAACCACTTTAGCGAAATGCGTCAGATGCCCGGTTTCCGTATTGACGGTAATACCGGTCAGCTGAGCGCCACGGATGAGTGCGTTATCAACAGGAAGTTGACATGGAGCCAGTATCGTCAGGGACAGGTGGTCCCGGCCGGCTAA
- the rsmI gene encoding 16S rRNA (cytidine(1402)-2'-O)-methyltransferase, with the protein MKQHDRAEISASTLYIVPTPIGNLGDITQRALAVLTSVDLVAAEDTRHTGLLLQHFAINARLFALHDHNEQQKAELLLTKLQEGQSIALVSDAGTPLINDPGYHLVRRCREAGIRVVPLPGACAAIAALSAAGLPSDRFCYEGFLPAKSKARCDTLRALAQEPRTLIFYESTHRLLDSLRDIVSELGADRYVVLAREITKTWESIHGAPVAQLLAWIEEDENRRKGEMVLIVEGHHADEEALPIEALRTLALLQKELPLKKAAALTAEIHGVKKNALYKYALEQQEG; encoded by the coding sequence ATGAAACAACACGATCGGGCAGAGATTTCTGCCAGCACGCTCTATATTGTCCCCACCCCAATAGGTAACCTGGGCGACATTACCCAGCGGGCGCTGGCGGTGCTGACAAGCGTCGATCTGGTGGCTGCGGAAGATACACGTCATACCGGACTGTTGCTACAACATTTCGCCATCAATGCGCGGCTGTTCGCATTACACGATCATAATGAGCAGCAAAAAGCGGAGCTGCTGCTGACGAAACTGCAGGAAGGCCAGAGCATCGCGTTGGTCTCTGACGCCGGTACGCCCTTAATCAACGATCCTGGCTATCATCTGGTGCGCCGCTGTCGCGAAGCAGGCATCCGCGTCGTGCCGTTGCCCGGCGCCTGCGCCGCGATCGCCGCCCTGAGCGCCGCCGGTTTGCCCTCCGACCGCTTTTGCTACGAAGGGTTTTTACCGGCCAAAAGCAAAGCGCGCTGCGATACGCTGCGCGCGCTGGCGCAGGAGCCGCGCACGCTGATTTTTTATGAATCAACCCATCGTCTGCTGGATAGCCTGCGCGATATAGTCAGCGAACTGGGTGCGGATCGCTATGTGGTGCTGGCGCGTGAAATCACTAAAACCTGGGAATCGATTCACGGCGCGCCGGTCGCGCAGCTACTCGCCTGGATTGAAGAGGATGAGAACCGCCGTAAAGGCGAAATGGTGCTGATTGTCGAAGGCCACCATGCCGATGAAGAGGCGCTGCCGATCGAAGCGCTGCGCACCCTGGCGCTGCTGCAAAAAGAGCTGCCGTTAAAAAAAGCGGCGGCGCTGACGGCGGAAATCCACGGCGTGAAGAAAAACGCGCTGTATAAATACGCGCTCGAACAGCAAGAAGGATGA
- a CDS encoding BglG family transcription antiterminator, with translation MRFPNQRLAQLFDTLQKETLPQDELARRFAVSTRTVRTDINMLNEMLADHGALFVLCRGEGYQLRIHDPASYQRLTQQSPAHLRIPRTSTVRIHYLLTRFLTSAWAIKLEDLAEEWFVSRATLQSDMAEVREWLSRYQLTIEARPRYGMKLFGSEMAIRTCLTDLLYQIAQENSENPLLQMEALNSGMLLTLQPLLLQCFARFNIRMTDEGELYLRLYCAVAVRRISEGYPLSDFSADEVDSDVQAAARHIINLMRPITGKVISPAEEAWLRLNIAARRVEEIAPSAISADDGDSLVNYILSYINTHYNYNLQNDQQLRADLLTHIKTMITRVRYQITIPNPLLTNIKQHYPMAYDVTLAAVSSWSKYTPYVISENEIGFLVLHIGVGLERHYNVGYQRHPQVVLVCDTDNSTVRMIQAMLLRKYPQIVVTRIISLREYEMQENIEEDFVISTVRLSEKGKPIVVMSPFPTDYQLEQLGKQVLVDRTKPYMLERFFDARHFCIIDRPMEQAQLFSLLCRQLEQEGFVDETFYPSVEEREAILSTMLGEGIALPHSLGLMAKKSVVYTVLAPQGIVWGEETAYVIFLLAISKDDYEEAMAIYDLFVTFMRERAMTRLRDSSDFASFKSVALDCLSRL, from the coding sequence GTGAGATTTCCAAACCAGCGACTGGCTCAATTATTTGATACGTTACAAAAAGAGACGCTGCCGCAGGATGAGCTGGCGCGCCGCTTTGCGGTCTCTACGCGCACCGTGCGCACCGATATTAATATGCTTAACGAGATGCTGGCCGACCACGGCGCGCTATTTGTACTGTGCCGCGGCGAGGGCTATCAGCTGCGTATTCACGACCCGGCAAGCTATCAGCGCCTGACGCAGCAGTCACCGGCGCATCTGCGCATTCCCCGCACCTCGACGGTACGTATTCATTATCTGCTGACGCGCTTTCTTACCTCCGCCTGGGCCATCAAGCTGGAGGACCTGGCGGAAGAGTGGTTTGTCAGCCGCGCCACGCTGCAAAGCGATATGGCGGAGGTCAGGGAGTGGCTTAGCCGCTATCAGTTGACCATCGAGGCGCGTCCACGCTATGGCATGAAGCTGTTCGGCAGCGAGATGGCGATCCGCACCTGCCTGACCGATCTGCTCTATCAGATCGCCCAGGAAAACAGTGAAAATCCGCTGTTGCAGATGGAAGCGCTCAACAGCGGCATGCTGCTGACGCTTCAGCCGCTGCTGCTGCAATGCTTTGCGCGCTTTAATATTCGTATGACTGACGAAGGCGAGCTTTACCTGCGCCTTTACTGCGCCGTTGCGGTGCGCCGCATTAGCGAAGGCTATCCGCTTTCTGACTTCAGCGCCGATGAGGTGGACAGCGATGTGCAGGCGGCGGCGCGCCATATCATCAACCTGATGCGCCCGATTACCGGTAAAGTTATCTCCCCGGCGGAAGAGGCCTGGCTGCGGCTGAATATCGCCGCCCGACGGGTTGAGGAGATCGCCCCCAGCGCCATCAGCGCCGACGATGGCGATTCGCTGGTGAATTACATCCTTAGCTATATCAACACCCACTACAACTACAACCTGCAAAACGACCAGCAGCTGCGCGCCGATCTGCTGACTCATATCAAAACCATGATCACCCGCGTGCGCTATCAGATAACCATTCCGAATCCGCTGCTGACCAATATCAAACAGCACTATCCGATGGCGTATGACGTGACGCTGGCGGCGGTCTCCAGCTGGAGTAAGTACACGCCCTATGTGATCAGCGAAAACGAGATCGGTTTTCTGGTGCTGCATATCGGCGTTGGGCTGGAACGCCACTATAACGTCGGCTACCAGCGTCATCCGCAGGTGGTGCTGGTGTGCGATACCGACAACTCAACCGTGCGCATGATTCAGGCGATGCTGCTGCGTAAGTATCCGCAGATCGTCGTCACGCGCATCATTTCGCTGCGCGAATATGAGATGCAGGAAAATATAGAAGAGGACTTCGTGATCTCCACCGTGCGGTTAAGCGAGAAGGGCAAACCGATCGTGGTGATGTCGCCTTTTCCCACCGACTATCAGCTGGAGCAGTTGGGCAAACAGGTGCTGGTGGATCGCACCAAGCCTTACATGCTGGAACGGTTCTTCGACGCGCGCCATTTTTGCATTATCGATCGGCCGATGGAACAGGCGCAGCTGTTTAGCCTGCTGTGCCGGCAGCTGGAACAGGAAGGCTTTGTCGACGAGACATTTTACCCGTCGGTTGAGGAACGCGAAGCGATTCTCAGCACCATGCTGGGTGAGGGGATAGCGTTGCCGCACTCGCTGGGGCTGATGGCGAAGAAAAGCGTGGTCTATACCGTGCTGGCGCCGCAGGGCATTGTCTGGGGCGAAGAGACCGCCTATGTCATTTTCCTGTTAGCCATCAGCAAGGATGACTATGAAGAGGCGATGGCGATCTACGATCTGTTTGTCACTTTTATGCGCGAACGCGCAATGACGCGCCTGCGCGACAGCAGCGACTTCGCCAGCTTTAAAAGCGTGGCGCTGGATTGCCTGAGTCGGCTGTAA